In Scyliorhinus canicula chromosome 3, sScyCan1.1, whole genome shotgun sequence, the DNA window TTGTATCACATATATATTGCCAGCACTAGGATGGTCCAGGACCTGAAAGCAGTGGTCTAACCTTTCACCTCCATGGCAAGCATATATGTCATAGAGATACTCAAGGAGGGGGAAGAAAATAATTTGTCTCAAAGAAaagtatctgtgtggagtttgcactttctccctgtgtctgcatggctttcctctgaGTTCTCCGCATTTCCTCCccagtccagaaatgtgcaggttggatggattgaccatgctaaattgcacttagtgtccaaaaagtttagattgggttacggggatagggtggtggtgtgggcttaagtagggttctatttctgatggtcggtgcagactcaatgggctgaatgagctTCTTGCACTCTCTATTCTACGATTCTAAAGTCTTCTCCTTTACCTGTAGTCTTTTTTTATTTCAGTTATAAATGTGTGACAGTATAAATTTTGAGTAGGACAAGAATTGCCCATAACATTTGCAGATGAGGAGAGCAACTTGGATCCATCTCCTTTACCGGACCTGGATTCAGAAACTCTTCAGGTGCCAGAACAGGATGAGGAGCAACGATGGCTGGATGCTTTGGAAAAAGGAGAATTAGATGACAATGGGGAACTAAAGAAGGAGATTAATGAATCACTGCTGACAGCCAGGCAGGTGAGtgttagaacagagaacatagagaaatacagcacagaacaggcccttcggcccacgatgttgtgccgaacttttgtcctaggttaatcatagatcatagaattttggacactaaggacaatttaccatggccaattcacccaacctgcacatctttggactgtgggaggaaaccggagcacccagaggaaacccacgcgcacactgggaggatgtgcagactccacacagacagtgacccaagccaaaattgaacctgggaccctggagctgtgaagcaattgtgctatccacaatgctaccgtgctgcccttaagaacaaattaatctacactccattatccatgtacctatccaatagccgcttgaaggtcctgaacgtttccgactcaactatttccacaggcagtgcatgccatgcccccactactctctgggtaaagagagtacctctgacatcccccctatatcttccaccatttaccttaaatttatgtcccattgtaatggtttgttccacccggggaaaaagtctctgactgtctactcttatctattcccctgatcatcttataaacctccatcaagtcgcccctcatccttctccattctaatgagaaaaggcctagcaccctcgacctttcctcgtaagacctactcaccattccaggcaacatcctagtaaatctcctttgcaccttttccaaagattccacatccttcctaaaatgaggtgaccagaactgcacacagtactccaaatgtggccgtaccaaggttttgtacagctgcatcatcacctcacggctcttaaattcaatccctctgctactgaacgctagcacacaataggccttcttcacagctctatccacttgagtggcaacgttcaaagatctatgaacatagaccccaagatctctctgctcctttacattgccaagaactctaccgttaaccctgtattccgtattcatatttgtccttccaaaatggacaacctcatacttgtcagggctaaactccatctgccacttctcagcccagctctgcattctatctatgtttctttgcagccgacaacagccctcttcactatccacaactccaccaatcttcatagcatctgcaaatttactgacccacccttcaactccctcatccaagtcattaatgaaaatcacaaacagcagaggacccagaactgatccctgcggtacgccactgataactgggctccaggctgaatatttgccatccaccaacactctctgacttctatcggttagccagttcgttatccaactggccaaatttcccactatcccatgcctccttattttctgcataagcctaccatggggaacctaccatggggaaccttatcaaatgccttactaaaatccatgtacagtacatctactgctttaccttcatccacatgctggAGCAAACTTTTCTAGGAATAAAAAAGCACGTTACTAATGTGCAAATTGGCCAGCAATttgagggaattaagggatactcCAGAAGTTCTGAAGCTCCGGCATCTCCTGGTCGATCTACACTCCTCCGctgtttgcttcacacaatagcATCTTGCCCCTAGCCTGAATGTTACTTGTAAGAACttgcacattgatggcccatTTAACTCACCATAGCAAGTTAGATTTCATGGTAAACGGTTTCACTCCTTCCTTTTGAACAATGTGACAATTGTTAATTCAGTTCAGTGCCACGCTCCAGAGCCAATGACAGCATGGACATGGAAATTGGGTAAGGGACAGAAAGTAGAGTAATAATGTTTAGTTTCTTTAGATTGGagggaagtaaactgtggtctCCCTCAAGGCCCACTGCACTTTTTGATAGATTAATGACTTGCACATGGATAGAAAGGACATAATTGAGGTTTGCAGTTGACATAGAGATCAGAAATGTTGTAGTagggcggcacaatggcgcagtggttaacactgctgcctcaccgtgctgaggacccgggttcgatcccggccccaggtcactgccgggTGGAgtttgtccgtatggagtttgcacattctccccatctgcgtgggtctcacccccacaacccaaaaagaggtgaattgaccacgccaAATTATCCCTtaactggggaaaaaaaaaagaattgggtactttaaaaaaaatttatatatttttttaatgttgtaGTAATAAGGAGGATTGGAACAAACTTCAGGAGGACGTAGACAAACTAGTGAAATGGACAgacgtggcagatgaaatttagtgCAGAGATGTTtgaaatgatgcattttggaaagaaaatgaagaaGGAATATAAAATAAACAGTGCAATTTTACAGGAGCTGCAGAAACCGAGATCTAGGGATATACTCACATAAATCTTTGACGGTGATGAGACAATTTGAAAaggctattttttaaaaatctgtttcgATCCTGCTTTTGGGAAGTGCATCTCCGATCATAACTTGTTGCATTAAAACCAAAGATTACTTGGTGTGCAGTGTTTACCCAAGTTCTTCCATGGATCTTTTTTGTTTCTGCAGCGTGCCCTGCTACACAAACAGCAAAGCCAACCACTCCTGGAGCTGCCCATGGGTTATAAAGCGAAGGAGATGACCGAGGAGATGATGGTGAAACGCGCTGAGCGTGCTCGAAAGAGACGCCTGCAAGCTGCCAAGAAAGCCGAGGACAGCAAAAACCAAACTATTGAACGGTTGACAAAAACCAACAAGGCCAAAGTGAAAACGCTGAGGGAGAGAAGGACGAAGAGAGTGCACTATCCAATGATTAGATATTCAAATAATGCCACAGGCATTACAGTCTCCTTTCCACATGGATGTGCTGTGCCACTCCCAGCCATTTcacagcctgtccccacaccTGTAACCTGTGGGATAGAGGGCTGCTCAAACTTCAAGAAATACTCCTGTTCTAAAACCGGGTTACCTCTTTGCAGCCTTGAATGCTATAAAAAAAATTTGTTAATCCGGGGTTTGGCTTGATGGGCCGCAAGCTTTGTTTTTAATGTCGGTCCTGATGAAAGAGAGGCAAAGCTGCTACCTGTGGGCTACTGCACTAATGGGAACAATTAATTTGCCAGTAGAATCCTATGAATGGTAATAAGATTCTTCTGTAATATGAAATATCTACTGTGCTTTGTCTGGCTCTTTTTGTGACACGAGGTGGATCATGATGCTTGTTTCAATCAGAGCTAGAGTTGATATGCTTCATTAGTGGCAGGATTAATGGAAGTCTGCAGTTTAGTAATCATCACAAATAATGGTGTTCCTCACAGTGAGGGACAAAACTGTTTTCTGCAGTACCCAATGTAAATCTTCTAGTTCTAGTACAGTACAATCGGTTCCACAATGAAGGTGCTTCTACCCTGCCCCAATGATGCATTTCACCCCCATCGGTGTGATGTTTCTCCATTCCTTTCCTATGGTCAATTTGGAAGCAATTGGAGTTGTGGAACCTTGCTCACTTCAAAAGTCGAGATTTCATAGGACTCAAATAGTGAACAGAATAGATTTCCATCCCAACAGTCTGGATTGCATTCAAATCTAGGATTGCGGAGGCCAGTTTCCATTGCGCTGCACCACATAATCCCGCATTAAAACAATTCCCCTTCCTTCATTTTATTCCATGCACCcctgccaccacccccacaacaaaATACATAGCGGACGTGCTATGCCCGCACGGGCATGCACACAGATAGCTAGTAAACTTCTTGGAAGGTTATCTATCAGTAGAGACACCTCTGATTAGCACAAGCGAGGCAAACAAAACTCAGCAGGGTAACTATTAGACTGGCTGCCCACTCAAGTACAAGTTCTATTGAATTTGCTGTACAGCTTTAATGATTTTGGTGTAGATAATGGGATTCAAACTACATCAAGTTTGAATATAAAAACATCAAATGCTTCGAATACCCAGCTGGCCACATAGTGAGAAACGGTTAACATTActggtcgatgacctttcatcagaagtgGCAGTTTGAACGTACTGTGTTGGTGATAAACATTCCTCTTGGAATGTCTCCTGGGCATCTGTAATTTCAGAATGCAGGATTATCTAGATTTATGTTAGTaaagaggaaagaaatggtgagcAATATGTATATAAAATCAAAAGATGGCTGCTTTATGCACACTCAGATGTTAAAAACTGATTAAAGTATCTTTTTTGTTGGGTGAAAAAAATTACTTCAGATACATGGGGATTATATAGCCAGGTGATGAGAACATCATCAGCATAGATAGAGCTGAAGCAGCATCCGGAAAGAACCTAcagttccaccctgtccccaaatAGACAAAAACAGTTCTAAGGTTTTGCCGTCAACTacattgtgtgtgtgtcattTTGAGTGAGTGACTTCCTAATATTTGCCTTTGAGCCTGTCTCCTTGCTTTGCCTTCACAGTTTACCTTGAGCTGAAATGCTTGTTTCTTCA includes these proteins:
- the ino80b gene encoding INO80 complex subunit B isoform X1 yields the protein MGKKKEAAVERGLEDEAGGHSSHKKKHKKHKKHKKKHHQADVGLGFSSETLESDSGTGKPQLKLKIKLGGQTMGTKSVPHFSLTSELKQSPSPLTVDDEPDEVPLDQYRAWLGQELPITFADEESNLDPSPLPDLDSETLQVPEQDEEQRWLDALEKGELDDNGELKKEINESLLTARQRALLHKQQSQPLLELPMGYKAKEMTEEMMVKRAERARKRRLQAAKKAEDSKNQTIERLTKTNKAKVKTLRERRTKRVHYPMIRYSNNATGITVSFPHGCAVPLPAISQPVPTPVTCGIEGCSNFKKYSCSKTGLPLCSLECYKKNLLIRGLA
- the ino80b gene encoding INO80 complex subunit B isoform X2; amino-acid sequence: MGKKKEAAVERGLEDEAGGHSSHKKKHKKHKKHKKKHHQADVGLGFSSETLESDSGTGKPQLKLKIKLGGQTMGTKSVPHFSLTSELKQSPSPLTVDDEPDEVPLDQYRAWLDEESNLDPSPLPDLDSETLQVPEQDEEQRWLDALEKGELDDNGELKKEINESLLTARQRALLHKQQSQPLLELPMGYKAKEMTEEMMVKRAERARKRRLQAAKKAEDSKNQTIERLTKTNKAKVKTLRERRTKRVHYPMIRYSNNATGITVSFPHGCAVPLPAISQPVPTPVTCGIEGCSNFKKYSCSKTGLPLCSLECYKKNLLIRGLA